The Alligator mississippiensis isolate rAllMis1 chromosome 14, rAllMis1, whole genome shotgun sequence DNA segment CTCTCCATCGAGGGTCCCTGAGGGCTGGCTCAGCTGCTCCAGGCGTTAGACTggaggggactggggctgggggctgggcactccccgggctgccgGGGGGGCGTCTGGTCTGACAGATGGAGACGCGGCGGGTGGGATTAGAGTGGCTTCTCCCCAAAGCTGCCCCTGGCTCGCGGCCCGGAGGGTCTGCTACTGGGCTCGGGGCACTGCCTCTGGGATGGCTCCGTGGCCCCTCTCGGCTTCCCCCTGTCAGGGACAGTGGCCGAGCCAGTCCTGGCGACCACGGGGTCCCTGGCGAGCGCCAGAGCAGTCCCACGCCCCGCGTGACTGCCACGTTTCCCTTGCAGCGAAGGCGTGTTCAAGTGCCCCGAGGACCAGCTGCCCCTCGACTATGCCAAGGTGAGAGCTCAGGCGCCTGGGTCCCGTGCTGGCCAAGTGACCCACTGCCAGAGCCTGCTCCCTCGCCACGTGGCGCTGgctgggcagctgtggcctccacGTGTGGCGGGTTCCCCGGGGGGTGCCAGGTTGCAGCGTCTGCACTCCCCAGTCTGCCCAGTGCTgtgaggcaggagtggggggtgccCATGGCCGCATGGATGGGACTGGTAGCCCAGGCCCTGCCCATCCCTGGCAGAGCCCCTGGCCTGGGCTGCGGTGCCCAAGCCAGCTCTGAAGCAAGGGCCCTTTGTGCCGCGGCGCTGGGAAACCGACACCGTCTCTCAACAAAGCCGGCTTGTTTGGCTGCCCGAGAGCCCTGCCAGCCGGCGGGAGCCATGCTGAGCCCCCGCCAGCCtggtgggaaggggggagaacgccccggggctgggggctcCGCACCAGGAGCGGGCCGCCGTGGGCTGCGGGGCACCGGGCATGTTCCTCCTGCCCTGGAGAtggagggggtggctggggcaagGGACAGCCATGGTGGGGACACAGCCCCGGGAGCAAGCGTGGGTGCAGGATGCCAGCTGCCAGCCCCTCACCGCCTGTGCCCACAGATCTACCCGGACCCCGAGCTGGAGTCGCAGGTGCTGAGCCTCACCATCCGCTGCATCCACAGCGAGGAGGGTTGCCGCTGGAGCGGGCAGGTCAAGCACCTCCAGGTGAGGGCTGGGGGGTGCCGTGCCATGCCACGGCCCCGCTGCCTGGCCCGTGCCCTGATGCCCGTCCATGCTCCCCCCAGGCCCATCTCAACACCTGCGGCTTCAACGTGATCCCCTGCCCCAACCGCTGCGGCCTGAAGCTGCAGCGCCGCGACCTGCCGGCCCACCTGCAGCACGACTGCTCCAAGCGCCGGCTGCGCTGCGAGTTCTGCGGCAGCGACTTCACCGGCGAGGCCTACGAGGTGCGCGGATCGGGCACGGGGTGGGACAGGGACGGGCGGACAGGCAGTGGTGACGGCGCCGCTCTTGCCCCCAGACCCACCAAGGCGCCTGCCCGCAGGAGAGCGTGTACTGCGAGAACAAGTGCGGCGCCCGTATGATGCggtgcctgctgccccagcatgcgCTGGCCGAGTGCCCCAAGCGCACCCAGCCCTGCGCCTACTGCTCCAAGGAGTTCGTCTTCGACACCATCCAGGTGAGAccagcagcgggggggggggacccccgtGGGGGTCCCGGCAGGGGGGTGAAAGCGGCTCTGGGGAGCGGCTCACCTGTGCCTCTGCCCCCAGAGCCACCAGTACCAGTGTCCGCGCtaccccgtgccctgccccaaccAGTGCGGCGCGGGCAGCGTGGCCAGGGAGGACCTGCCCGGGCACCTGAAGGAGAACTGCAGCACGGCGCTGGTGCTGTGCCCCTTCAAGGAGGCCGGCTGCAAACACCGCGTGAGTGCcagcgcccctgcccctgcctgctcccttccctgcgcCCCCGCTGACGCCCGCCACTTGCCTCGCAGTGCCCCAAGGTGGCCATGAGCCGGCACGTGGACGAGAGCACCAAGGcgcacctggggctggtgtcgGCGCTGGTGAGCCGGCAGcgccaggagctgcaggagctgcggCGGGAGGTGGAGGAGCTGGCGCTGGGCTGCGACGGGACGCTGGTGTGGAAGATCCCAGACTACGCGCGGCGGCTGCAGGAGGCCAAGGCGCGCAGCAACCACGAGGCCTTCAGCCCCCCCTTCTACACGCACCGCTACGGCTACAAGCTGCAGGTCTCGGCCTTCCTCAACGGCAACGGCAGCGGGGAGGGCAGCCACCTGTCCGTCTACATCCGCGTGCTGCCCGGCACCTACGACAACCTGCTCGAGTGGCCCTTCTCGCACCGCGTCACCTTCTCGCTGCTGGACCAGAGCGACCCCTCGCTCTCCAAGCCGCAGCACGTCACCGAGACCTTCCGCCCCGACCCCAACTGGAAGAACTTCCAGAAGCCGGGGGCCTCGCGCAGCTCCGTGGACGAGAGCACCCTGGGCTTCGGCTACCCCAAGTTCATCTCCCACGAGGACATCAAGAAGCGCAACTACGTGCGGGACAACGCCATCTTCATCAGGGCCTCGGTGGAGATCCCCCAGAAGATCCTGGCCTGAGCCCCAGGGACTGAGCCCAGCCAcggggtcctgggagcctgctGGGGGCCGTGACggggcagggcagcccccagcccctcggCGCTGAGCACCCCGGTGTCGTGTCCTCGGGGGCGAATGCTGCACCCGCAGCACGGTGCTAACAGCCGCTGGGGCGCGGCgcaggggttttgggggcagCGTCGGCCTCTGGCCTGGTGTTGGGAGGGGACAGGGCCCGTTGCACCCAGGTGCTACTGGGGATCGGGTCCCCCTGGGATCCGGGGGACGCTGCAGGAGCCAGGGTGACACCAGGGGCTGGGCCCCGCCATGCCCGGGTGCCTGGCGCCCGCCTCAGGGATACGGGAGGGTTGGGGTCTCCCATAGCCATATTTTGTACTTGGGGCCTTCCCGCCTGCCCTCCGGGCTGGGCTGGCGGGGCTGGGGATGTGCCTCCTCCTCGGTCCCTGCCCGCGGTGCTCTCCGGGGCCGTGCCTGATATTTATTGCCCGGGCGCGggaccctgctgccttctcctttGCAATAAACTCTTCTTGTATTTATTGCCGGAgcctgcatcagggctggggttggggcggGCATGCCGGGAGCCACCCACTAGTGCCCGTGGGTGCCGGAGCTGCCCTGTCTGGGTGCTGCGGGAAGGCGTCTGCCCTGTCCCCGGCAATGGGTGCGGacggccctgggcagggggtgggggctgctctgctgcccaTGGCCTTGAGGCTTGttttctccccactgctgtgcgaCGGGCTGTCACGGGTGCGGGAAGAGGGGAGCAAGGCCTCTGTGCCCACGCCAGCCAGGATGGGGGGTCTTGCTGAGCCTGGGGCCGGGCGGTGGGGGGATGAGAGGGGTGAGGATCGGGCCCAGccgtgccctggcccctgctggcgaGGGGCTGTAATGGCATGCACAGTCCCATGTGGTcccgtccccccaccccggccctaTATCTGCCTTgtgggtgcaggcccccaagCCCCCTGGGCTGTGCGCTCCCCAAGGCGGTGCCCGGCAGCCAGGACCTCCCCCCTGTCCTGGGAAAGTCaagccagctggcagcaccagcctggggcacagcagcccGTGTCTCCTCGGGCAGGGGAGGAGCGGCTGCCCCAGAGGAGAGCTCTGAACGGGGGCAGCTGTGCtgctccatccccatccccatccccatcccctggttATGCCCCTGCCTGGCCTCTGCCCTCCTGGCATGCCCGAGGAAACATGCAGCCCTGGGGACAAGTCTGTCCTGGCGtgcagccccccgcccctccaccaGCGTCTCTGCTGCCACGGGCTGCCcgctccccttctccccagggCACCAGCCCAGGTGCCAACACGGCCCATCTTCACCAGAGCGAACGGCACAGACAATAGCAGCCGCGGTTCGCTCCCCTGCTCCTCTCGCGCGGGCCGACAGGCCGTCACCTGCCCCCGTGCCCCACGCCTGTTTGCACCACTGCCCCACGCGCTCGAAGGAGCCAACTTGGAGCTGCCAGAGAAGAGGGAAGGCATCTTTGCCCTCGTGCAGAGGGGAGGAGGTGAAGCTGCAGGAAAGTAAGGTTAGactggagatgggggtgggggactctTCACTGCACACACGGCCTCTGCTTGGGGTCTGTTGAGCGCACACTGACAACCTCTCATAGCAGCAGGACGGCGGGTGCCGCGggcactgctttccctgtggcagggcagggcagagggcaagCGGATGTGGAGTTCGGGGATGGTTTGGGCAGGgccgatcctgcctcaggcagggcttggactagcTGCAGCTCAGATTCacagaggctggaaggggccgTGTGCGATCgccaggtccagccccctcctctgggcagggaagagtgcgggggacacaaccccagcaaggtgagcgtcccgtctcctcttgaaggtCTCCAGGgtgggtgcctgcaccaccccgcTGGGAGTCTCTTCCAGCCAGGTCACACGAGCCCTGACCCTGCCGTCTCCAGGCTGAGGCTCAGCACAGCCcggcctccctcccccaggagaGGAGGATGCTGGCGGGGCAGGAGGGACCGCACCGCCCAGAGGCCAGGCCTGCTCCTGGGCCGTATgtgcagccagggcaggccccGAACCAGCgcagcagagggaagcaggacaCAGAAACATCTGCCCCCGCTGCACCGAGGTCTCCAGGCGGCCCCGCGGCCCACAGAGGCACTTTGTTCAGGTGCCCGCacgcaccccttccctccccagcgcTACGCCTGGCACTTGGCTGCCTTCCTCCAGCCCCGGTCACGGAGCCGTGGCCAGAAGCCAAGGCTGGTAGGCAGCCAGGAGCGGAGGAGCTGGCGCTaggtggcactgcctgcctgcgcGCAGCCCGGACCCCCTGACGCGGGGAAGGGCCCAGCCGCCAGGCCCCTCTCCCCAGGACGGGCAGGGAGCGCTGGCTGCAGGGAGCGCGGGTGCCGGGGCAGCCAGCATCCTGCACCATGCATGGAGACTTCCAAGCCTGGGCAGGCCTCAGGCCACCGGGCCGTAGCAAGCAGCCTCCGCGTAGCGGGTGAGGGCACGCAGCTCCCCCAGCGTCCCAGCCCCACGGTGAGCCAGTCAGGGCAGGTGCCCGGCAAGGAGCCCCGGTAGCCCGGGTGCAGGAGGGCTCAGAAGGGCTGAGGACTGGGTGCCACGCTGGTCAGGATGTGGGAACGACGAAGGGAAAGTCACCGGGCATTTGTTATCACCCGTCTCTCGCCAGCCGCCACGCAGGGGTCGCAGCATGAGAGGAGCAGGCCCTCAGCCTACAACGAGCCCCAGGCCGTTCTTTCTCAGCCAGCGGGGAATTCAGGTGGGGGATTGTGGCCCCAGACGCTGCGGGCTCAGCCAGATTGCCCCAGGGCTTGGGCACGTTCCTGGAGAAAGGGGCACGGGGAGCAacggagcagggagtgggggcacggCCCCTGCATCGGACCTGCCTGGACCCTGGGTGCTGGCGCCACTGGAACATCCCTGGGGcgggcacccccagccctgaggcacccccggggctgctgcaccacccagGCAGGGGGCGAGGGTGCGGGGCCCAGAGCTGAGCCTGCGCTGCacctgcaccagtgcaggctagCTCCGCACCCCGcgctggccctggggccctgggcatggggcagaggggccGGGGGTGACATGTGCCCAAGCAGCCCATGGGGTGCGAGGCCTGGTGTGCTCCTGGGGCAGCCGGGCACTGCCTGCTGCTCCGTGGGGCTGAGCCTCTGCTTCCCAGTGCCTCGAGCCAGGCCGGCCCCGTGGCAGCACCACAGCCTCCGGCACGGGCGCACTGCTGCCGGGGAGGCCCGAGTGCCCGGGGTTTGCCCCGACCCCTGCCCGGATCTGTCGGTGCTTGGTGCCGCGCTGGGACAGGGAGCCCGGGCCGGGCCAGTGTAACGTATGCACCGCACAATGTGCTGCATTGTGTGCACTGAAAATGTGCCGTGAGTGTGTGAGAGAAGGACAGCAGCGttgtggtggggctgctgcccGCCCTTGCACCGCACATCCAGAGAAAACTGGAAGTGGGAAGAGGaagtgctgggagccctgcagagtcctgccgcTGGACTGCGAGTCCCCGAAACCCAgcgggacaggaggaggaggaggtggtgacgGGGTCCCTGGCTGGCGACGTGCCAGCAAAGCTGCAAGCCGTGGTGCCCGCTGGAGATGGACTGAAGCAGAGCAGACGCTGCACGGCACCGGTCTCTGGAGGAAAGGCTGGTTCTTGGGGACATCCCTCcgcacaggagggcaggggaccGTATGTGCTGATGTGGGACCCAGCGGGACTGACCACTACCTGTCCCCTGCCCTCTAAGTGCACGTGCTTACACTTGGCATGCCTGTGTCCTGGGTGTCTGTCCCTTCCCTTGGCCTGTGACCCAGCGCCCAAGACACTGCCTGTAAAGTCCATCCCTCCTGGGCTGCAGTGCCTGTGCCTGGCCCCGCCGGGCTCTCTTCCACCAGGCTCACACCGCCACGAGCCGCCGGCACCCTGGCCCAGGGCAGACAGaccctcgcccgcccgcccgcccgcccgcccggccggccGGCGCTGCCCGGGGCCGCCGCAGGGGGGAGGCGCTGGGCGCGGAGCAGGAGCGGCCCGGGCccggctccgccccgccccgccttgAGCCCCGCGCTCCGATTCGTGCTGCCGAGCCCGGCCCCGCTCCGGGATGCACGGCGAGGGGCAGGGCCGGCCCGGGCCGCGGGGAGGGAGGCCGGGAGGAGCCGCCGGCCCCCCCCGCCGCGCCGCAGCTCGGCCCAGCGCGGAGCGGGGTGCTGCCGCCCCggggtgcgggccgggccgggccgggccgggcagggaagggagctccccccgccgagccgagccgagccgagccgagcccggcgagccctgcctgtgcccgggGCAAGCGCCCCCGGAGCCGGCGGGGTGCAGCGCGCCAGGGGCCCGGGGGTCTCCCCCCCCAACCCGAGAGGGAGGGCCCGGCTGTCGGGGCGGGCGggggcagggctcctgggggcggaggggccaggcccaggacagCAGGCTCCTGCCTCGGGCGGGGCTGGAGGCGCCCGGGGGGGGTCGTAGTCCAGCACCGCGCTGGGCCTGCCAGGAGGGCCGAGGAGCTCGTGGCCACCCCCGGGCGGGGAGCGCCGCTCCCCCGAGCTCAGGGGTGCCCCAGCCGGCACAAGGCTCTGCCCCAGCGCAGGGCGCAGGAGGGTGTCCCACAGCGGGGGCCGCTGGCCGGCCCCTCGCGCCGCTCCTGTGCCTTCACCCGGCACAAGCTCCTGGGGGCGGTGAGCGGGCTCGCAGGCGCGGCGCTGGCACCCCTCTCCCAGGACAGCGGGCGCTGGGGTGCTGGTGCGGCTTTGGCCCAGCGGCCGCGCGGCTCGTGGCCTTTTGCCCTTCGGGGCCCCGGAGGCAGCTCGGCAGCTCGACCTCGGTCTGAGCCAGGCCCCGGGGACGGTGTTTGGGCAGGCGGCCGGCCCTGGGGTCCCACGTCGCCGCGCTCTGCAGGACACGGCTGTCCAGCCCCCCGAGCgcagccccatcctgctgctgcccccagccccaggtcttgCCCAGAGCCGGGGGGCCGGGGCACGGTGCCGCAAAGCAGGTGCTGGGGGGCCGGACTCCCTTGTGGCTGGAGGCCGCCGAGCCCCCTTCTCTGCGCCCCCTCGGCGGGGCTGGCCTGGGAGCTGGGACCCGCGGTGgtccctgctgagcagctggagaagacgggtccctgcagcccagggggaCGCGCCGTGCCGAGCGGCCTCACTTTGTCCAGGCAGCTCCCGTGGCCACAAGCAAAGGCAGACCTCCCGGCCTCCGGCCCCACGTCTCTGGACTCGAGCTAGAACAAGTCCTCTCCAGCGTGGCAAATATGGTGGCCCTTGGCCTGCAGTGGCTGGGGGAAGCAAGAGTGAGAGCCGGGCCCAGAGGATGCTGGCCCTGTGCAGCATCAAACCCATGGGCCCTGCCTGTAAAGCACAGAGCCTTGGCCACCAGCCCACGAGCTGGGTCAGGCCCGCCGCCTTCCCAGGGCTCCCTTTGTAGTGGGGCCAGCGCGTGTCCGCAGGGAAAGAGTCAAGGGGCCCAGACGTGAGGGGCTCCCTAGCCTGGTCCTGTGGTGCATAGTGGTTGGTGTCTCAGTGTGGgtgctgaggtcctgggttcaggtCCTGGTCTCTCCCTGTTTTGCAGGGAGGCGCCTTCCTCTTTCAGTGGCGGGGCCCGGGCGCTGCGCCTCAAGGGGCCCACGGCCGGAGTAGCTCTCAGCCTTCCCCAGTAGTCTGGTggtaagggtgctaccctaggtGGCAAAGGTGCTGGGTTcaatccctgccctggctggagccCTCGGGCCCCTCGCCTCTCAGTGAGTCCCTTGTACCCTGGTGCCTGTGGCCAGGTGCCCCCAAGGAGGCTGtgctgggttgtggggagggggcctggcAGAGAAGCTGAAATGGTTgaacagaggggttttttttttgcactttgaaGCCCAGGGTTCCTGGGTTCTGGCCCTGCGCCCCAaaaccaaggcaaaaaaaaacccggCGAGCCACCGGGTGGTTCAGGACATTTTCCAACTGAGCTGCGAATTCAAGTCCCCTCCGACTGGCAACCGCGATCACCCCTGAGCTCCAGCTAGTAGGCAAGCGCCGGAGGGGGAAACGGTTGCGTAGTAGATGGCGGCCAGGGGACTCAAGccttcagggacttgaacccgcagcccctgccaccgCTGACAGTGTCCCGAACCACCCTGCCAAAGGGCCAACCTGACAGCCCCCCTTCCCGCTGGTCTCTTCACTCGCCTCGCCGCCTGCCCCGCAAGCAAATAGGCACCAGGCGGCCACCCCGGGCCTTAAAAGAGTCAAGGTGCCCGCATCCGGACTCGAACCCACAACCCCAAGGTAGCGCTCCACCACCGTGTGCCACCACCCAGCTCTGGCAAcccccctcctcctggccccttgACCCGCTGCCTCCACCTGGCACTGAGCACCTCACAAGGGAGCCCCGGGGCAGCCAGCCCCCGCACAGGGCCCCGGGGGCAGCGGCACAGGCTGTGGGGCCGCACGGCGCTGCTTTGACCCCGctggggcacggcctctgcacgTCTGGGTCGGCTGCTGCGGGGGGCTTCCCCGCACGGGTGGGctcgcctcccctcccctccctgcccgggCAGGGCCCTTCTTGTCTCCCGCTCGGGGACCcaggcggctcctgctgctgaaaCCTGGAGCAAGGACCAGCGCCGCCTGCGTGcacccgggcccgggcccggctgGGGGCAACAAGAGGGGTCCCGGGGCAGGCGGCCGCCCCGCGCTCACCGGCTCCGCTGTGTCTGCCCTGGGGAGACAGTTGTGtgcggggctggaagggccccCAGGTCCAGCCCAGCCCGGACAAGGGTTTCCTTCTCTTGTCCGGCCTCCGCAccccgccccgcctcgcctcgcctcgcctcgcctcgctcggggtccccggccccggctcctcTCCCCCGGCAGGGCCGGCAGCCCCACAGCCAGGCTTGGGGCACACCAGCCCCCCCCGGGCACGGGGCACCGCTCGCTCC contains these protein-coding regions:
- the TRAF4 gene encoding TNF receptor-associated factor 4 encodes the protein MPGFDYSFLEKPKRRLLCPLCAKAMREPVQVSTCGHRFCDTCLQEFLSEGVFKCPEDQLPLDYAKIYPDPELESQVLSLTIRCIHSEEGCRWSGQVKHLQAHLNTCGFNVIPCPNRCGLKLQRRDLPAHLQHDCSKRRLRCEFCGSDFTGEAYETHQGACPQESVYCENKCGARMMRCLLPQHALAECPKRTQPCAYCSKEFVFDTIQSHQYQCPRYPVPCPNQCGAGSVAREDLPGHLKENCSTALVLCPFKEAGCKHRCPKVAMSRHVDESTKAHLGLVSALVSRQRQELQELRREVEELALGCDGTLVWKIPDYARRLQEAKARSNHEAFSPPFYTHRYGYKLQVSAFLNGNGSGEGSHLSVYIRVLPGTYDNLLEWPFSHRVTFSLLDQSDPSLSKPQHVTETFRPDPNWKNFQKPGASRSSVDESTLGFGYPKFISHEDIKKRNYVRDNAIFIRASVEIPQKILA